One Siniperca chuatsi isolate FFG_IHB_CAS linkage group LG8, ASM2008510v1, whole genome shotgun sequence DNA segment encodes these proteins:
- the cstf2 gene encoding cleavage stimulation factor subunit 2 isoform X1, with translation MANVAAAAAAAAAAAAVAANRDPAVDRSLRSVFVGNIPYEATEEQLKDIFSEVGLVVSFRLVYDRETGKPKGYGFCEYQDQETALSAMRNLNGREFSGRALRVDNAASEKNKEELKSLGTGAPIIESPYGDSIQPQEAPESISRAVASLPPEQMFELMKQMKLCVQNSPQEARNMLLQNPQLAYALLQAQVVMRIVDPEIALKMLHRQTPVPSLIPSGQGGGAPPVNPPPVQPSVPVPQPQPVPGMHVNGTPQMVQPPNMGVVPGPMPVPGQGPGPGPGPGQVGPPGNLQHSPTGSSGQAAIERPQGPGGIPPRGLLGDGPNDPRGGTLLSVTGEVIEPNRGYMGAPPPLQAPPVHMAQMASGPPPDMRGPPMDMRGPPMGEPRNMMGDPRGPPMMEPRGPPMETRGRDPRAMDARGPVTGQRVPMAAGMQGPVPHSMGPNAPPPARPGPGISGVPPSGGGFSPGQSQVSTQDQEKAALIMQVLQLTPEQIAMLPPEQRQSILILKEQIQKTAGGAP, from the exons ATGGCGAACGTagctgctgctgcggctgctgctgccgccgctgctgctgttgcCGCGAATAGAGACCCAGCCGTTGATCGTTCATTACGATCAGTGTTTG TGGGGAACATTCCGTATGAAGCCACAGAAGAACAGCTGAAAGACATCTTTTCTGAAGTCGGACTTGTTGTCAGCTTCAG GTTAGTATATGACAGGGAGACAGGAAAGCCAAAGGGATATGGCTTCTGTGAATATCAAGACCAGGAGACGGCCCTCAGTGCCATGCGGAACCTGAACGGCAGAGAGTTCAGTGGTCGGGCTCTCCGTGTTGACAACGCAGCCAGTGAGAAGAACAAGGAAGAGCTCAAAA GTTTGGGAACAGGAGCCCCCATTATTGAGTCTCCTTATGGAGATAGCATCCAGCCCCAGGAAGCCCCAGAGTCCATCAGCAGAGCTGTGGCCAGTCTGCCACCTGAGCAGATGTTTGAACTTATGAAACAGATGAAG ctgtgTGTGCAGAACAGTCCCCAGGAGGCGAGGAACATGCTGCTGCAGAACCCTCAGCTGGCCTATGCTCTGCTGCAGGCCCAAGTGGTCATGCGGATTGTTGACCCTGAGATAGCCTTG AAAATGCTCCACCGTCAAACTCCAGTCCCGTCTCTGATTCCCAGCGGGCAGGGTGGAGGAGCACCACCGGTCAATCCACCTCCTGTGCAGCCCAGCGTGCCAGTGCCTCAGCCGCAGCCTGTG CCTGGAATGCATGTCAATGGAACCCCTCAAATGGTGCAGCCCCCCAACATGGGTGTTGTCCCTGGACCAATGCCTGTACCAGGACagggaccaggaccaggaccaggaccggGACAAGTGGGACCTCCAG GAAACCTTCAGCATTCTCCCACAGGATCGTCTGGGCAAGCCGCTATCGAGCGGCCTCAAG GACCAGGCGGTATCCCCCCCAGAGGCCTGCTGGGAGATGGTCCTAATGATCCCAGAGGAGGAACTCTGCTGTCGGTCACTGGAGAGGTCATAGAACCCAA cCGGGGTTACATGGGAGCTCCGCCACCCCTCCAAGCCCCACCTGTACACATGGCCCAAATGGCAAGTGGACCCCCTCCGGACATGAGAGGACCTCCAATGGACATGAGAGGCCCCCCCATGGGTGAACCACGAAACATGATGGGTGACCCCAGAGGGCCCCCGATGATGGAGCCACGGGGACCCCCGATGGAAACCAGAG GTCGTGACCCGAGGGCGATGGACGCTCGTGGTCCAGTGACGGGACAGAGGGTTCCCATGGCGGCAGGGATGCAAGGCCCTGTTCCTCATAGCATGGGTCCCAACGCTCCTCCACCTGCAAGACCG GGTCCTGGTATTTCTGGTGTTCCTCCATCGGGAGGAGGCTTCAGTCCGGGACAGAGCCAAGTCTCCACACAGGACCAGGAGAAG GCTGCCCTGATCATGCAGGTTCTGCAGCTGACCCCAGAACAGATCGCCATGTTGCCCCCGGAGCAGCGGCAGAGCATCCTCATCCTCAAAGAGCAGATtcagaagactgcaggaggggCGCCTTGA
- the cstf2 gene encoding cleavage stimulation factor subunit 2 isoform X2 has translation MANVAAAAAAAAAAAAVAANRDPAVDRSLRSVFVGNIPYEATEEQLKDIFSEVGLVVSFRLVYDRETGKPKGYGFCEYQDQETALSAMRNLNGREFSGRALRVDNAASEKNKEELKSLGTGAPIIESPYGDSIQPQEAPESISRAVASLPPEQMFELMKQMKLCVQNSPQEARNMLLQNPQLAYALLQAQVVMRIVDPEIALKMLHRQTPVPSLIPSGQGGGAPPVNPPPVQPSVPVPQPQPVPGMHVNGTPQMVQPPNMGVVPGPMPVPGQGPGPGPGPGQVGPPGPGGIPPRGLLGDGPNDPRGGTLLSVTGEVIEPNRGYMGAPPPLQAPPVHMAQMASGPPPDMRGPPMDMRGPPMGEPRNMMGDPRGPPMMEPRGPPMETRGRDPRAMDARGPVTGQRVPMAAGMQGPVPHSMGPNAPPPARPGPGISGVPPSGGGFSPGQSQVSTQDQEKAALIMQVLQLTPEQIAMLPPEQRQSILILKEQIQKTAGGAP, from the exons ATGGCGAACGTagctgctgctgcggctgctgctgccgccgctgctgctgttgcCGCGAATAGAGACCCAGCCGTTGATCGTTCATTACGATCAGTGTTTG TGGGGAACATTCCGTATGAAGCCACAGAAGAACAGCTGAAAGACATCTTTTCTGAAGTCGGACTTGTTGTCAGCTTCAG GTTAGTATATGACAGGGAGACAGGAAAGCCAAAGGGATATGGCTTCTGTGAATATCAAGACCAGGAGACGGCCCTCAGTGCCATGCGGAACCTGAACGGCAGAGAGTTCAGTGGTCGGGCTCTCCGTGTTGACAACGCAGCCAGTGAGAAGAACAAGGAAGAGCTCAAAA GTTTGGGAACAGGAGCCCCCATTATTGAGTCTCCTTATGGAGATAGCATCCAGCCCCAGGAAGCCCCAGAGTCCATCAGCAGAGCTGTGGCCAGTCTGCCACCTGAGCAGATGTTTGAACTTATGAAACAGATGAAG ctgtgTGTGCAGAACAGTCCCCAGGAGGCGAGGAACATGCTGCTGCAGAACCCTCAGCTGGCCTATGCTCTGCTGCAGGCCCAAGTGGTCATGCGGATTGTTGACCCTGAGATAGCCTTG AAAATGCTCCACCGTCAAACTCCAGTCCCGTCTCTGATTCCCAGCGGGCAGGGTGGAGGAGCACCACCGGTCAATCCACCTCCTGTGCAGCCCAGCGTGCCAGTGCCTCAGCCGCAGCCTGTG CCTGGAATGCATGTCAATGGAACCCCTCAAATGGTGCAGCCCCCCAACATGGGTGTTGTCCCTGGACCAATGCCTGTACCAGGACagggaccaggaccaggaccaggaccggGACAAGTGGGACCTCCAG GACCAGGCGGTATCCCCCCCAGAGGCCTGCTGGGAGATGGTCCTAATGATCCCAGAGGAGGAACTCTGCTGTCGGTCACTGGAGAGGTCATAGAACCCAA cCGGGGTTACATGGGAGCTCCGCCACCCCTCCAAGCCCCACCTGTACACATGGCCCAAATGGCAAGTGGACCCCCTCCGGACATGAGAGGACCTCCAATGGACATGAGAGGCCCCCCCATGGGTGAACCACGAAACATGATGGGTGACCCCAGAGGGCCCCCGATGATGGAGCCACGGGGACCCCCGATGGAAACCAGAG GTCGTGACCCGAGGGCGATGGACGCTCGTGGTCCAGTGACGGGACAGAGGGTTCCCATGGCGGCAGGGATGCAAGGCCCTGTTCCTCATAGCATGGGTCCCAACGCTCCTCCACCTGCAAGACCG GGTCCTGGTATTTCTGGTGTTCCTCCATCGGGAGGAGGCTTCAGTCCGGGACAGAGCCAAGTCTCCACACAGGACCAGGAGAAG GCTGCCCTGATCATGCAGGTTCTGCAGCTGACCCCAGAACAGATCGCCATGTTGCCCCCGGAGCAGCGGCAGAGCATCCTCATCCTCAAAGAGCAGATtcagaagactgcaggaggggCGCCTTGA